Proteins from one Mucilaginibacter jinjuensis genomic window:
- a CDS encoding GMC oxidoreductase, producing the protein MSANNTYDAIVVGSGISGGWAAKELTEKGLKVLMLERGRNIEHIKDYVNANKAPWEFEHRGGRTQKMIEDHPVLKRDYVLTEVNEDYWVDEKESPYIEEKPFDWFRGYHVGGRSLMWGRQSYRWHNSDFEANLKDGIAVDWPIRYADLAPWYSYVERFAGISGNRDGVPILPDGDFMPAMEMNVVEKDVSARLKAFYKGNRHMIIGRTANITVAHEGRTNCQYRNKCWLGCPFGAYFSTQSSTLPAATKTGNLTLRPWSIVTKVLYDKDTKKATGVEVLDAETNKTYEYKAKIIFLNASTINTAWILQNSATDIWPDGLGSSSGQLGHNLMDHHLGVGASGHVEGFEDKYMYGRRANGIYIPRYRNLDGDKRDYIRGFGYQGSAGRERWSRDIPELNLGGDFKDALSEPGGWTMGIGGFGETLPYHDNRVYLDKTKKDKWGLPVPVVNAVIKDNEMKMRIDMAADAKEMLENAGVKNVNVYTTEAVLGKGIHEMGTARMGRDPKTSVLNGWNQVWDAQNVFVTDGAAMTSSACQNPSLTYMALTARAADHAVSELKKGNL; encoded by the coding sequence ATGTCAGCTAACAATACGTATGATGCTATCGTAGTTGGATCGGGAATCTCCGGCGGATGGGCAGCTAAAGAACTAACCGAAAAGGGATTAAAAGTGCTGATGCTCGAACGTGGGCGTAATATTGAGCACATTAAAGATTATGTGAACGCCAATAAAGCTCCCTGGGAGTTTGAACACCGCGGCGGCCGCACCCAAAAAATGATCGAAGACCACCCGGTGTTAAAACGCGATTACGTGTTAACCGAAGTGAACGAAGATTATTGGGTGGACGAAAAGGAAAGCCCTTATATCGAGGAAAAACCTTTCGACTGGTTCCGTGGGTATCATGTGGGTGGCCGCTCATTAATGTGGGGCCGCCAATCATACCGCTGGCACAACAGCGATTTCGAAGCTAACTTAAAAGATGGTATTGCCGTTGACTGGCCTATCCGTTATGCCGACCTGGCACCTTGGTACAGCTATGTAGAGCGTTTTGCCGGTATCTCTGGTAACCGCGATGGCGTACCTATCCTTCCGGATGGCGATTTTATGCCGGCCATGGAAATGAACGTGGTTGAAAAAGATGTTTCTGCCCGCTTAAAAGCTTTCTATAAAGGTAACCGCCACATGATTATTGGCCGTACCGCTAACATCACCGTGGCGCATGAAGGGCGTACCAATTGCCAATATCGCAACAAATGCTGGTTAGGTTGTCCGTTTGGAGCTTATTTCAGCACGCAGTCATCAACCTTGCCTGCCGCTACAAAAACCGGTAACCTTACTTTACGCCCCTGGAGTATCGTAACCAAAGTATTGTACGATAAAGACACTAAAAAAGCAACAGGTGTTGAGGTACTGGATGCCGAAACCAACAAAACTTACGAATACAAAGCGAAGATCATCTTCTTAAACGCTTCGACTATAAATACTGCCTGGATCCTGCAAAACTCGGCTACTGATATCTGGCCTGATGGCTTGGGTAGCAGCAGCGGTCAGCTTGGCCACAACCTGATGGATCATCACCTGGGTGTTGGTGCTTCTGGCCACGTAGAAGGTTTTGAAGATAAATATATGTATGGCCGCCGTGCAAACGGTATCTACATCCCACGTTACCGCAACCTGGATGGCGATAAACGCGATTATATCCGTGGCTTTGGCTATCAAGGTAGTGCAGGCCGCGAAAGATGGAGCCGTGATATTCCTGAATTAAACTTAGGCGGCGACTTTAAAGATGCACTGAGCGAACCGGGAGGCTGGACAATGGGTATCGGTGGTTTTGGTGAAACATTACCGTACCACGATAACCGCGTTTACCTGGATAAAACCAAGAAAGATAAATGGGGCTTACCGGTACCTGTGGTTAATGCCGTTATTAAAGATAACGAAATGAAGATGCGCATTGATATGGCAGCAGATGCCAAAGAGATGCTGGAGAACGCAGGTGTTAAAAATGTAAATGTTTACACTACCGAAGCTGTGCTTGGTAAAGGTATCCACGAAATGGGCACAGCCCGTATGGGGCGCGATCCAAAAACATCGGTGTTAAACGGCTGGAACCAGGTTTGGGATGCGCAAAACGTATTCGTTACCGATGGCGCCGCCATGACATCATCTGCCTGCCAAAACCCTTCGTTAACTTACATGGCATTAACAGCCCGCGCTGCCGACCATGCTGTAAGCGAGTTAAAAAAAGGTAACCTCTAA
- a CDS encoding GMC oxidoreductase has protein sequence MANLNVDSAKQRTYDAIVIGSGMSGGWAAKEFTEKGLNTLMLERGRDVKHNINYPTTNMYPWEFEHRGEVPYDIQQANPVISRCYAFREDAMHFFVKDTEHPYIQDKPFDWIRGYQVGGKSLMWARQTQRWSDYDFEGPARDGFAVDWPIRYKDIAPWYSYVEKFAGISGNKDGLDNLPDGEFLPAFPLNSVENYFSKVVSNNYAGRNVISARCAHLSVPQPIHIQQGRVQCQRRVLCQRGCPFGGYFSANSTTIPWALKTGKLTLRPYSVVQEVIYDDKKGKATGVRIMDAQTKQVIEYYAKVIFVNAAAINTNLVLLNSKSQRFPKGLGNDSGVLGKYVAFHNYSARISAEYDGEMEWTTDGRNPAGGGYIPRFRNVKKQETGFLRGYAAGFSAHRGMDTNSSGVGKNLKENLGHPTLSNWKVGSHMMGETIPKETNTLTLDTTKKDDWGVPLLKFNIAYDDNDAKMKQDYFEQMTEMFTKAGFKNIQTNDSKQAPGLDIHEMGGARMGNDAKTSILNKWNQMHACNNVFVTDGACMTSTSTQNPSLTYMALTARAVDYAVSEMKKGNIA, from the coding sequence ATGGCTAATCTGAATGTAGATAGCGCCAAACAACGGACCTATGATGCCATAGTAATTGGTTCGGGCATGAGCGGGGGATGGGCAGCCAAAGAGTTTACCGAAAAGGGCCTCAACACCCTGATGCTGGAGCGTGGCCGTGATGTAAAACATAACATCAATTACCCCACCACCAATATGTACCCCTGGGAGTTTGAACACCGGGGCGAAGTGCCTTACGATATTCAGCAAGCCAACCCGGTTATCAGCCGTTGCTATGCTTTCAGAGAAGATGCTATGCACTTTTTTGTGAAAGATACCGAGCACCCTTATATACAGGATAAGCCTTTCGACTGGATCCGTGGCTACCAGGTTGGCGGTAAATCGCTGATGTGGGCACGCCAAACCCAGCGCTGGAGCGATTATGATTTTGAAGGCCCGGCTCGTGATGGTTTCGCGGTTGACTGGCCTATCCGTTATAAAGACATTGCGCCATGGTACAGCTATGTCGAGAAATTCGCCGGCATCTCTGGTAATAAAGACGGGCTGGATAATTTACCGGATGGTGAGTTCCTGCCTGCATTCCCATTAAATAGTGTCGAAAACTATTTTAGCAAGGTGGTAAGCAATAATTATGCAGGCCGAAATGTAATTAGTGCGCGTTGTGCGCATTTATCGGTGCCGCAGCCTATCCATATTCAGCAGGGTAGGGTGCAATGCCAAAGGCGGGTGCTTTGCCAGCGGGGTTGTCCGTTTGGCGGGTATTTTAGTGCTAATTCAACCACAATTCCCTGGGCACTAAAAACAGGAAAGCTTACTTTAAGGCCATATTCGGTAGTACAGGAGGTAATTTACGACGATAAAAAAGGCAAAGCCACCGGGGTGCGTATTATGGATGCGCAAACCAAGCAGGTGATTGAGTATTATGCCAAAGTAATATTTGTAAATGCAGCGGCTATCAATACTAACCTCGTTTTATTAAACTCCAAATCGCAGCGTTTCCCTAAAGGTTTGGGTAATGATAGCGGTGTGCTGGGTAAATATGTAGCTTTCCATAATTATAGTGCAAGAATTTCTGCCGAATATGATGGCGAAATGGAATGGACAACCGACGGCCGTAACCCGGCAGGTGGGGGCTATATCCCAAGATTCCGCAATGTGAAGAAACAGGAGACCGGCTTTTTGCGTGGTTATGCAGCGGGTTTCAGCGCGCATAGGGGTATGGATACTAATTCATCGGGTGTTGGCAAAAATCTGAAAGAAAACCTGGGCCATCCAACCTTAAGCAACTGGAAAGTAGGTTCGCACATGATGGGCGAAACCATCCCTAAAGAAACCAATACGCTTACTTTAGATACCACGAAGAAAGATGACTGGGGCGTACCATTGTTAAAATTTAACATTGCTTATGATGATAACGATGCCAAAATGAAGCAGGACTATTTTGAGCAGATGACCGAGATGTTTACCAAGGCAGGCTTTAAAAATATCCAGACTAATGACAGTAAACAAGCACCCGGTTTGGATATTCATGAGATGGGAGGTGCAAGGATGGGTAATGATGCTAAAACGTCTATTTTAAACAAATGGAACCAAATGCATGCCTGCAATAACGTTTTTGTTACAGACGGCGCCTGCATGACCTCGACATCGACCCAAAATCCTTCATTAACCTATATGGCATTGACTGCCAGGGCGGTTGATTATGCGGTAAGTGAGATGAAAAAAGGAAACATTGCATGA
- a CDS encoding gluconate 2-dehydrogenase subunit 3 family protein — protein MNRRTVIKNLALVIGGAALLPSCLHDSGKASIALKKINVSADQEKFLADVAETIIPKTDTSGAKDLNLHLFVLKMVDDCFSKKDQTAFMSGLDKLSKEAENRFGKPFGQCSQSQRESLLNELDHKQAEFYKAQQANKNAKKEVPADDMLAFYAITKGETVFGYTNSKYFMTKQIVWELVPGRYNAYFPVKNLKPNIKHG, from the coding sequence ATGAACAGGCGTACCGTTATAAAAAATCTGGCTCTCGTTATTGGCGGCGCGGCGCTGTTGCCTTCGTGTTTGCACGATAGCGGCAAGGCTTCCATCGCGCTAAAAAAGATTAACGTAAGTGCCGATCAGGAAAAGTTTCTAGCTGATGTGGCCGAAACCATTATCCCCAAAACTGATACGTCGGGAGCTAAAGATTTGAACCTGCATTTATTTGTGCTGAAGATGGTTGACGATTGTTTCAGTAAGAAAGATCAGACCGCGTTTATGTCGGGACTGGATAAACTGAGTAAAGAAGCAGAGAATAGATTCGGCAAACCATTCGGTCAATGCAGTCAATCGCAACGCGAAAGTTTGTTGAACGAACTGGACCATAAACAAGCTGAATTTTATAAAGCCCAACAGGCTAATAAAAATGCTAAGAAAGAAGTGCCTGCCGATGATATGCTTGCTTTTTACGCTATCACTAAAGGTGAAACGGTTTTTGGCTACACTAATTCAAAATACTTTATGACTAAGCAAATTGTATGGGAACTCGTTCCTGGCAGGTACAATGCTTATTTCCCTGTTAAAAATCTTAAACCGAATATAAAACATGGCTAA
- a CDS encoding sugar phosphate isomerase/epimerase family protein, with protein sequence MDSSRRTFIKTSALAIAGGVLLKDTLFAAAKGKELVGLQLYSVRTAMKADPAGTLKLLADGGYKYIEHAGYADGKFYGYTPAEFKKLMTGLGLQMPSGHSRMALSDWDNTKNDFTDVWKKTIADSAEVGQHFVLNPWLDENLRNDTEGLKRLMQQFNKCGELCKTYGMKFGYHNHNFEFITPMGDGNLYDFILKNTDPALVAQQMDFGNMVGAGAKPVDYLKKYTGRFELLHVKDEIKSDGKGDLGDGYDSCILGEGTMPMTEILSLARKIGGTNYFMIEQESYQGKDPVDCVKKDLQIMKKWGYV encoded by the coding sequence ATGGATTCATCACGCAGAACATTTATAAAAACAAGCGCGTTGGCTATTGCCGGTGGTGTGTTGTTAAAAGATACCCTGTTTGCTGCGGCAAAGGGCAAGGAGTTGGTGGGCTTGCAGTTATATTCTGTTCGCACCGCGATGAAGGCCGACCCGGCAGGTACATTGAAATTACTGGCCGATGGCGGTTATAAGTACATAGAGCATGCCGGTTATGCTGATGGCAAATTTTATGGTTATACACCAGCCGAATTTAAAAAGCTGATGACCGGACTGGGACTTCAAATGCCGAGCGGGCATAGCCGGATGGCACTTTCTGATTGGGATAATACCAAAAACGATTTTACCGATGTTTGGAAAAAGACCATTGCCGATAGCGCCGAAGTTGGTCAGCATTTTGTATTGAACCCCTGGCTGGATGAAAACCTGCGTAACGATACCGAAGGGCTTAAACGCCTGATGCAGCAGTTTAACAAATGCGGTGAACTGTGCAAAACTTACGGAATGAAGTTTGGTTACCATAACCACAATTTCGAGTTTATTACGCCGATGGGCGATGGTAATTTGTACGATTTTATCCTGAAAAACACAGACCCCGCCTTAGTTGCCCAGCAAATGGATTTTGGAAATATGGTAGGTGCAGGCGCGAAACCGGTTGACTACCTGAAGAAATATACCGGCCGTTTTGAACTGCTGCACGTAAAGGATGAAATAAAAAGTGATGGCAAAGGCGATCTGGGCGATGGTTACGATAGCTGTATTTTGGGCGAAGGTACAATGCCTATGACAGAGATATTGAGCCTTGCCCGTAAAATTGGCGGTACAAACTATTTCATGATCGAGCAGGAATCGTACCAGGGAAAAGACCCGGTTGACTGTGTAAAAAAAGACTTACAAATCATGAAAAAATGGGGCTATGTATAA
- a CDS encoding TolB family protein, whose protein sequence is MKNTLRCFFAGLAAMAISTVSVYAQKGPGIFDGQSDVGRVKHPGSAVYNAALQQYAIKGSGTNIWGNHDEFHFVWKKMKGDFLLRTTGAFIGKGVEMHRKWGWMVRTSLDTASAHINAVEHGDGLTSLQYRRTTGATTEEIKSKITHADVIQLERKGNTYTMSVARKGDTFVTEEVKDVDLGDDVYVGLFVCSHNPDVTEEAVFNNVRIVVPADKTMNGYQKYIGSSIEILDLSTQNSKIIYQSPKSIQAPNWTQDNKWLIYNKDGLLYKYDLKTNTPVVLNTGSVNQNNNDHVLSFDGKMLAISSATKGSDGSIGWTVPVTGGEPKRMNEVGPSYMHGWSPDGQYLVFTGQRDKEFDIYRIPAKGGPEVRMTTAPGLDDGPEYTPDGKYIYFNSVRTGLMQVWRMKADGTEQTQITHDDFNNWFPHVSPDGKWIVFITFLKDEVAAGDHPFYKHVYLRVLPIDGGAGVEPKVVAYLYGGQGTINTPSWAPDSKHLAFVSNSAWLYPIFPIEK, encoded by the coding sequence ATGAAAAATACCCTGCGTTGCTTTTTTGCCGGCTTAGCGGCAATGGCAATAAGTACTGTTTCGGTTTACGCACAAAAAGGCCCCGGCATATTTGACGGGCAAAGCGATGTTGGCCGTGTAAAACATCCGGGAAGCGCTGTCTATAACGCCGCTTTACAGCAATACGCTATTAAAGGTTCAGGCACCAACATCTGGGGTAACCATGATGAATTTCATTTTGTATGGAAGAAAATGAAGGGCGATTTTCTGCTCCGCACCACCGGCGCTTTTATTGGTAAAGGCGTAGAGATGCACCGCAAATGGGGCTGGATGGTGCGTACCAGTTTGGATACGGCATCGGCACATATTAATGCAGTTGAGCATGGCGATGGTTTAACCTCGCTGCAATACCGCCGAACTACGGGTGCAACTACCGAAGAAATTAAATCGAAGATTACGCATGCCGATGTGATCCAGCTGGAGCGTAAGGGCAATACTTACACCATGTCGGTAGCACGCAAAGGCGATACTTTTGTAACCGAAGAGGTAAAGGATGTTGATCTGGGCGATGATGTTTATGTGGGCTTATTTGTATGCTCGCACAATCCTGATGTTACCGAAGAAGCTGTTTTTAACAACGTGCGCATTGTTGTACCTGCTGATAAAACCATGAATGGTTATCAGAAATACATCGGCAGCAGTATTGAGATCTTAGACCTTTCTACCCAAAACAGCAAAATCATTTATCAGTCGCCAAAGTCAATTCAGGCACCCAACTGGACTCAGGATAACAAATGGCTCATCTACAATAAAGATGGCCTGTTGTATAAATACGATCTGAAAACCAACACGCCAGTAGTTTTAAACACCGGCTCGGTTAACCAGAATAATAACGATCACGTGCTTTCTTTCGATGGTAAAATGCTGGCTATTAGCAGTGCAACCAAGGGCAGCGATGGCTCTATCGGCTGGACGGTACCGGTAACCGGCGGCGAACCGAAACGCATGAACGAAGTTGGCCCGAGCTATATGCACGGCTGGTCGCCGGATGGACAGTACCTGGTATTTACCGGTCAGCGCGATAAGGAATTTGATATTTACCGGATCCCGGCCAAAGGCGGACCGGAAGTGCGTATGACCACAGCGCCCGGCCTTGATGACGGACCAGAGTATACACCTGATGGTAAATACATTTACTTCAACTCAGTACGCACAGGCCTGATGCAGGTTTGGCGCATGAAAGCCGACGGTACCGAGCAAACTCAAATTACGCACGATGACTTTAACAACTGGTTTCCGCATGTATCACCTGATGGTAAATGGATTGTGTTCATCACTTTCCTGAAAGATGAGGTTGCAGCTGGCGATCACCCGTTTTATAAACATGTTTACCTGCGTGTGTTGCCGATAGATGGCGGTGCCGGTGTTGAACCTAAAGTGGTTGCTTATCTGTATGGCGGCCAGGGTACTATCAATACGCCGTCATGGGCTCCTGATAGTAAGCATCTGGCTTTCGTGAGTAATTCAGCATGGTTGTATCCTATTTTCCCGATTGAGAAATAA
- the glgX gene encoding glycogen debranching protein GlgX gives MTIKNYPGEPYPLGATWKGNGVNFALYADKATKVELCLFKTTTDQQEYARIEMQERTHQIWHIFIPDIKPGELYGYRVSGPYEPENGQRFNPNKLLIDPYAKAIAGPIEWHDSLFGYKLGDEAEDLSFSEEDSAPYLPKSVVIDSAFDWEGDKLLKIPYTDTIIYEAHVKGFTKLCQEIPEEQRGSYAAIGHPATIKYLKDLGITTIELMPVHHFLADRHLKEKGLTNYWGYNTIGYFAPEVSYGCSGVIGEQVTEFKAMVKELHKAGIEVILDVVYNHTAEGNQLGPTISFKGIDNESYYRLMDDDKRFYMDYTGTGNTLNANLPSVLRLIMDSLRYWVTEMHVDGFRFDLAATLARELHEVNRLSAFFDIIHQDPIISQVKLIAEPWDIGEGGYQVGKFPAGWGEWNGKYRDCIRDYWRGADSMLAEFAERFTGSADLYRDEFRRPTASINFITAHDGFTLNDLVSYNDKHNDANGEDNNDGDSNNRSWNGGEEGPTDNEEINQLRERQKRNFLATLFLSQGVPMLVAGDEVSRTQQGNNNAYCQDNEISWLDWEKADQDLLQFTQKLIKIRREHPAFGRRRWFRGEPVKEGELADIAWFLPGGEQMNEEHWNHDFAKSLAVFMNGSGLRSRNPKGEPIVDDNFYVIFNAHHEIIDYILPSGEYGQDWTVMLDTGKNYIGEGDTYKAGEKFSVDGRSVILLHSPLKK, from the coding sequence ATGACGATAAAAAACTACCCTGGAGAACCTTATCCACTTGGCGCCACCTGGAAAGGTAATGGTGTTAATTTTGCATTATATGCCGACAAAGCCACCAAAGTAGAACTTTGCTTATTTAAAACCACTACCGACCAGCAAGAATATGCACGCATTGAAATGCAGGAACGCACCCACCAGATCTGGCACATCTTTATCCCCGATATTAAACCGGGCGAATTGTATGGTTACCGGGTTTCGGGTCCTTACGAGCCTGAAAATGGCCAGCGTTTCAATCCTAATAAATTATTGATTGATCCCTATGCAAAAGCCATTGCCGGACCGATTGAATGGCACGATTCGCTATTTGGTTACAAACTGGGCGACGAGGCTGAAGACCTGAGCTTTAGCGAAGAAGATAGTGCCCCATACCTGCCTAAAAGCGTGGTTATTGATTCGGCGTTTGATTGGGAAGGCGACAAACTATTAAAGATCCCTTATACCGATACCATTATTTACGAAGCTCACGTAAAGGGTTTCACAAAATTATGTCAGGAAATCCCCGAAGAGCAAAGGGGCAGTTACGCAGCTATTGGCCACCCTGCTACCATTAAATATTTGAAAGACCTGGGCATTACCACCATTGAGCTGATGCCAGTACATCACTTTTTGGCCGACCGCCATTTGAAAGAGAAAGGCCTAACCAATTATTGGGGCTATAACACCATTGGCTATTTTGCGCCCGAGGTATCGTACGGCTGCAGCGGCGTTATAGGCGAGCAGGTAACCGAGTTTAAAGCCATGGTGAAAGAACTGCACAAAGCAGGCATCGAGGTAATTTTAGATGTGGTTTATAACCATACCGCCGAAGGTAACCAGTTGGGCCCAACCATTTCATTTAAAGGGATTGATAACGAAAGTTATTACCGTTTAATGGATGACGACAAGCGTTTTTACATGGACTATACCGGTACGGGTAACACCCTGAATGCCAACCTGCCAAGCGTTTTACGTTTAATTATGGATAGCCTGCGCTATTGGGTTACCGAAATGCACGTAGATGGATTCCGTTTCGATCTGGCGGCTACGCTTGCGCGCGAGTTGCACGAGGTTAACCGACTGAGTGCATTCTTCGATATTATTCACCAGGACCCGATCATATCGCAGGTTAAGCTGATTGCTGAACCATGGGATATTGGCGAAGGTGGTTACCAGGTTGGTAAATTCCCGGCCGGTTGGGGCGAGTGGAACGGTAAGTATCGCGATTGTATCCGCGATTACTGGCGCGGTGCCGATAGTATGCTGGCCGAGTTTGCCGAGCGTTTTACAGGCAGCGCTGATTTGTATCGCGATGAATTCCGTCGCCCTACGGCCAGTATTAACTTTATAACCGCACATGATGGCTTCACCCTGAATGATTTGGTAAGCTACAACGATAAACACAACGACGCCAACGGCGAAGACAATAACGATGGCGACAGCAACAACCGCTCATGGAATGGCGGCGAAGAAGGCCCTACGGATAACGAAGAAATAAACCAGTTACGCGAGCGCCAGAAACGTAATTTCCTGGCAACACTATTCCTTTCACAAGGTGTACCCATGCTGGTTGCCGGTGACGAGGTGAGCCGCACCCAACAAGGTAATAACAATGCCTACTGCCAGGATAACGAAATTTCATGGTTAGATTGGGAAAAGGCAGATCAGGATCTGTTACAGTTTACCCAAAAGCTCATCAAGATCAGACGCGAGCACCCGGCTTTTGGCCGCCGCAGATGGTTTAGGGGCGAGCCCGTTAAAGAAGGCGAACTGGCGGATATTGCCTGGTTTTTACCCGGCGGCGAGCAAATGAACGAGGAACACTGGAACCACGATTTTGCGAAATCACTTGCTGTGTTTATGAATGGTAGCGGTTTGAGGTCACGCAACCCCAAAGGCGAGCCGATTGTGGATGATAATTTCTACGTGATCTTTAATGCCCACCACGAAATCATCGATTATATTTTACCATCGGGCGAATATGGACAAGATTGGACTGTTATGCTGGACACCGGTAAAAATTATATTGGTGAGGGCGATACTTACAAGGCTGGTGAAAAATTTAGCGTTGATGGCCGCTCGGTTATATTATTACACAGTCCGCTCAAGAAATAA
- the treZ gene encoding malto-oligosyltrehalose trehalohydrolase, with product MEITKRTIGININPDGGVDALIWAPKAEKVSLRICEGKIDLPMQKQDYGYWTLQTDQLKAGDLYRIVLDDEKFLPDPASLSQPKGVHEASQVIDLSFNWTDEHWRNWHLNEYIIYELHTGTFTPEGTFEGIESKLDYLKSLGINTIEIMPVAQFPGERNWGYDGVFPFAVQSSYGGTKALQQLVNAAHHKGIAVVLDVVYNHLGPEGNYFGEYGPFFTDKYNTPWGNAINFDDAWCDAVRQYYIENALMWFRDFHIDALRLDAVHAIKDFSPVHILAEIKQHVDQLMKETGREHHLIVECDLNDTRYINPLEKAGYGMDAQWVDEFHHALRVTAGGETTGYYEDFNGIEHLAKAYNDAYVYDGQYSEHRHKKFGVKATDHPDSQFIVFSQNHDQVGNRMLGERSSQLFSFEMQKLIAAATLTAPYIPMLFMGEEWSEPNPFLYFVSHTDAELAEAVRKGRKAEFAAFHTEGEAPDPMDEATFTQSKLQWQLQEQGEHAVMLAYYKKLIGLRKYLHVLTNPNRQQSKATADKAKQVLTLQRWFQGEYLVALMNFSNQVQQVTMPPTDKKWIKQLDSADPEWNGPTKADDEFQSEAVVDLQPQSVLIYCVG from the coding sequence ATGGAGATTACTAAAAGAACAATCGGTATTAACATCAACCCCGATGGCGGGGTTGATGCTTTGATATGGGCACCAAAGGCCGAAAAGGTAAGTCTGCGTATTTGCGAGGGTAAAATAGACCTGCCCATGCAAAAGCAGGATTATGGTTACTGGACTTTACAAACCGATCAGTTAAAGGCTGGCGACCTGTACCGGATTGTGTTGGATGATGAAAAATTCCTGCCAGATCCTGCTTCGTTGAGCCAGCCCAAAGGTGTACATGAGGCCTCACAGGTTATCGATCTTAGTTTTAACTGGACAGACGAGCACTGGCGCAATTGGCACCTCAACGAATACATTATATATGAACTACATACCGGCACTTTTACGCCAGAAGGCACTTTTGAAGGTATAGAAAGTAAACTGGATTACCTGAAAAGCTTAGGAATCAACACGATTGAAATTATGCCGGTGGCCCAGTTTCCCGGTGAGCGCAACTGGGGTTACGATGGCGTGTTTCCGTTCGCGGTGCAAAGTTCTTACGGGGGTACAAAAGCCTTGCAGCAACTGGTTAATGCCGCGCACCATAAAGGCATTGCCGTGGTGCTTGATGTGGTGTACAATCACCTTGGCCCCGAAGGCAATTACTTTGGCGAATACGGCCCTTTCTTTACCGACAAATACAACACACCCTGGGGTAATGCTATTAATTTTGATGATGCCTGGTGCGATGCCGTTCGCCAATACTACATCGAGAACGCCCTGATGTGGTTCCGTGATTTCCATATTGATGCCTTGCGTTTGGATGCAGTGCATGCGATAAAGGATTTTAGTCCGGTACATATTCTGGCAGAGATCAAACAGCATGTAGACCAACTCATGAAAGAGACCGGCCGCGAACACCACCTCATTGTAGAATGCGACCTGAACGATACCCGCTACATTAACCCGCTCGAGAAAGCCGGCTATGGTATGGATGCCCAATGGGTCGATGAATTTCACCACGCCCTGCGCGTTACAGCAGGCGGTGAGACTACAGGTTATTACGAAGATTTTAACGGGATTGAACATCTGGCCAAAGCTTATAATGATGCTTATGTATATGATGGACAGTACTCCGAACACCGGCACAAAAAGTTCGGCGTAAAGGCTACAGACCATCCGGATAGCCAGTTCATCGTTTTCTCCCAAAACCACGACCAGGTGGGCAACCGCATGCTGGGCGAACGGAGCAGCCAGCTCTTCAGTTTCGAAATGCAGAAACTGATAGCAGCGGCAACATTAACAGCCCCCTACATCCCCATGCTGTTTATGGGCGAAGAATGGAGCGAGCCTAACCCATTCCTCTACTTTGTAAGCCATACAGATGCCGAATTGGCCGAAGCCGTGCGCAAAGGCCGCAAGGCAGAGTTTGCCGCTTTCCACACCGAAGGCGAAGCACCAGATCCGATGGATGAGGCAACCTTTACTCAATCCAAATTACAATGGCAGCTGCAAGAGCAGGGCGAGCATGCCGTAATGCTGGCTTACTACAAAAAGCTGATCGGCTTACGGAAGTATCTGCATGTACTCACCAATCCAAACCGCCAGCAATCAAAAGCCACAGCCGATAAAGCCAAACAGGTATTAACCCTGCAACGCTGGTTCCAGGGCGAGTATCTGGTGGCACTGATGAATTTCTCTAACCAAGTTCAACAGGTAACCATGCCACCCACAGATAAAAAATGGATCAAGCAACTCGATTCTGCCGATCCCGAATGGAATGGACCGACAAAAGCAGATGATGAATTTCAAAGCGAGGCTGTAGTTGATTTACAGCCGCAATCGGTTTTAATTTATTGTGTGGGATGA